Proteins from a genomic interval of Rhizobium rhododendri:
- a CDS encoding KTSC domain-containing protein, translating to MDAEILTVNFKSRAVRTVHYEFASNRLVVITAHGKTRVYGSIPFELVKAFAEHPTPGVFYEKYLRAALRPQLLSNLLVKFLLLRRIKRVETTSPADVNLTVYS from the coding sequence ATGGACGCAGAAATCCTGACAGTTAACTTTAAGTCGAGAGCGGTACGGACGGTTCACTATGAATTCGCGAGCAACCGACTTGTAGTTATCACGGCGCACGGCAAGACCCGCGTTTACGGCAGCATACCATTTGAGCTTGTGAAGGCCTTTGCGGAGCATCCGACGCCTGGCGTGTTCTATGAGAAATATCTAAGGGCGGCGCTCAGGCCGCAACTCTTGTCCAACTTGCTCGTCAAATTCTTGTTGCTCAGGCGTATCAAGCGTGTTGAAACGACCTCGCCTGCTGATGTTAACCTGACGGTCTATTCCTAG
- a CDS encoding recombinase family protein, which yields MIQRASSDLLKRQRIIGYARTASDEQFEDTQQAELLAAGCERIFDERPSHPSHGHPVLTRLLGELRAGDTLVVVRLDRLDLSPSSLLLLMEDFEKGGVHLRSMIDMIDTSPPHGIACLSIVRALVQLEKRRGSEKTKAGIRAAKSRGKLAGNPGLRDRRPDAIQAASKARDKNYLSQLVGSADVWLPTVKKLRPDHSWDNVVRVLNRRGMDWTVERLRRAVHRMARANLADSALLTRSPRRTPDDRLMTLIAAIAIADPTLSLRGIGAQLELLGETPPRGGRKWQPSSVRHFLDEARRFGLIRD from the coding sequence GTGATCCAACGTGCATCCAGCGACCTGTTGAAGCGGCAACGGATCATCGGCTATGCCCGCACTGCGAGCGATGAGCAATTTGAGGACACACAGCAGGCGGAACTGCTTGCAGCGGGTTGCGAGCGGATCTTTGATGAGCGTCCGTCTCATCCCTCTCACGGTCATCCCGTCCTGACGAGACTGCTCGGCGAGCTTCGGGCTGGCGACACCCTCGTCGTCGTGCGCCTCGACCGACTGGACCTCTCGCCAAGCTCCTTGCTGCTACTGATGGAGGACTTCGAGAAGGGTGGCGTTCATCTGCGCTCAATGATAGATATGATTGACACTTCTCCTCCCCATGGCATTGCGTGTCTTTCAATTGTTCGGGCGTTGGTCCAGCTTGAGAAACGGCGTGGCAGCGAAAAGACCAAAGCTGGCATAAGGGCCGCAAAGAGCCGAGGAAAGCTAGCTGGAAATCCGGGTCTACGGGATCGGCGGCCGGACGCGATCCAAGCTGCATCGAAAGCACGCGATAAAAACTATCTTTCCCAGTTGGTTGGCTCGGCAGATGTCTGGCTGCCGACAGTCAAGAAGCTTCGACCGGATCACAGTTGGGATAATGTCGTTCGCGTGCTCAACCGTCGTGGCATGGACTGGACTGTCGAGCGCCTCCGGCGCGCTGTCCACAGGATGGCCCGGGCCAATCTCGCCGATTCGGCCTTGCTCACCCGGTCACCACGCCGCACGCCGGACGATCGCCTCATGACGCTCATTGCTGCAATAGCGATTGCCGATCCGACCTTATCGCTTCGAGGGATTGGGGCTCAATTGGAATTGCTCGGCGAGACACCGCCCCGCGGTGGCCGAAAGTGGCAACCATCCTCGGTTCGTCATTTTCTCGACGAGGCCCGCAGGTTCGGGCTGATACGCGACTGA